One genomic window of Nicotiana sylvestris chromosome 10, ASM39365v2, whole genome shotgun sequence includes the following:
- the LOC104217241 gene encoding uncharacterized protein yields MNVVSNELLGGIVYKSSAHKVWTDLKDKFDKVDRSRIFYLHKDIATLSQGISSVSAYFSKLIDFWEEYDALILCPGCDCPESKSYFEHFEYQRLLQFLIGLNEIYSQPRSHILMMSPAPSVNKAYSMVVSEESQRALGKFSQSVDIGDGTALFTNRGTNSRNNYKPRRGNLFCDYCNYKGHTRDNYFKLHGYPTDFKTRKKAKGFPKKSMANATTHEEQQAITKQFTTTTSEEGQQVMSASTAISAQGMPITFTQEQYDQILKLINKDTSENSGFAGTTKTFITNEIVNSENWIVDSSVTNHMVHTRELLDKINTEILDNIPKIMQDLHSGKVKEIGKELERLYKLQHQKLKAKAANVQIQDHSVQEEDLRICLMECFIRILVFTQQNGVVERKQRHILEVARAIRLQCFLPLKVWGEYVQAIVYVINRLPLSVLSGKSSFEVVYGRVPSLQYMRTIGCLCFAKLVGEGDMFAARSIGVVLMGDVKFMEHVFPLQLLKEGKLQLFPNGVLDFPVTDDAEMQIASTHSLSLEYIQHQQPISLKQETSNYDGHQLRKLTRTTKEPVWMKDYICNGSLMRSEGKQVCKYPMQNYLTHTILSTKFQAYLSKITSTREPMNYDATASDSK; encoded by the exons ATGAATGTAGTAAGTAATGAATTACTCGGTGGAATTGTGTATAAATCTAGTGCTCACAAAGTTTGGACTGACTTGAAGGATAAATTTGATAAGGTAGATAGATCTCGTATTTTCTACTTGCACAAGGACATTGCTACTCTGTCGCAGGGGATCTCCTCAGTGTCTGCTTATTTTTCAAAACTGATAGATTTCTGGGAAGAATATGATGCCTTAATACTTTGCCCTGGGTGTGACTGCCCAGAATCTAAAAGCTACTTTGAACATTTTGAGTATCAAAGGCTTTTACAATTCCTAATAGGGCTAAATGAAATATATAGTCAACCTAGGAGTCATATTTTGATGATGAGCCCAGCTCCTTCAGTAAACAAGGCCTATTCCATGGTAGTTTCAGAAGAAAGCCAAAGAGCTTTGGGAAAATTTTCTCAGTCTGTAGACATAGGAGATGGTACAGCATTATTCACCAACAGAGGAACGAACTCAAGAAACAATTATAAGCCTAGGAGAGGGAATCTATTCTGTGACTATTGTAATTACAAAGGGCATACAAGAGATAATTATTTCAAGCTGCATGGATATCCAACTGATTTTAAAACAAGAAAGAAAGCAAAAGGTTTTCCTAAAAAATCTATGGCTAATGCAACAACACATGAAGAGCAGCAGGCAATAACAAAGCAGTTTACTACTACAACTTCAGAGGAGGGACAACAAGTAATGAGTGCATCTACTGCAATTTCAGCACAGGGAATGCCAATTACGTTTACACAAGAACAATATGATCAAATATTGAAGCTGATCAACAAGGACACAAGTGAAAATTCAGGCTTTGCAGGTACAACTAAGACTTTTATTACCAATGAAATTGTTAATAGTGAAAATTGGATAGTGGATTCTAGTGTGACCAATCACATGGTTCACACTAGAGAGCTGCTTGACAAAATAAACACTGAGATTCTAGACAATATACCAAAG ATAATGCAGGACCTTCACAGTGGGAAGGTGAAGGAGATTGGTAAGGAGTTAGAAAGATTGTACAAGTTGCAGCATCAGAAACTGAAAGCTAAAGCTGCAAATGTGCAAATTCAAGATCATTCTGTACAGGAGGAAGATTTGAGAATATG TCTTATGGAATGCTTCATCAGAATTCTTGTGTTcacacaacaaaatggagtagtggaGAGGAAACAAAGACACATACTAGAAGTGGCTAGAGCAATTAGGTTGCAGTGTTTTTTGCCTCTGAAGGTTTGGGGGGAATATGTGCAAGCAATTGTCTATGTCATAAATAGGCTGCCCTTATCAGTATTGTCAGGTAAATCATCTTTTGAGGTAGTGTATGGAAGAGTGCCATCTCTACAGTATATGAGGACCATTGGGTGTTTATGCTTTGCCAAATTAGTAGGAGAAGGAGACATGTTTGCAGCTAGATCAATTGGAGTTGTCCTAATGGG GGATGTCAAATTTATGGAGCATGTTTTTCCACTCCAATTGCTCAAAGAAGGAAAATTGCAACTATTTCCTAATGGAGTACTGGATTTTCCAGTCACTGATGATGCAG AAATGCAAATTGCATCAACACACTCTCTATCACTTGAATACATACAACATCAGCAGCCTATTTCTCTAAAACAAGAGACATCTAACTATGATGGACACCAGCTGAGAAAGTTAACTAGAACTACCAAGGAACCTGTGTGGATGAAAGATTATATCTGCAATGGTTCCCTAATGAGGTCAGAAGGCAAGCAGGTTTGCAAATATCCAATGCAGAACTATTTGACACATACCATACTATCCACTAAGTTCCAAGCTTATTTGTCCAAAATTACCAGTACAAGAGAGCCTATGAATTATGATGCAACTGCATCAGATTCCAAATGA